The genomic DNA GCTCGCGATGAAAGGCAGATTTCTGTAGTTCTCGCTGTGATCGAGGCCGTATCCGATGAGGAACTCCTGCGGCGCATCGAAGCCGACCCAGCGCGCTTCCCGCGCGAGCGGGGGCGCGATGCGCTTGTGCAGGAGCGCGCATAACTCCAGGCTGCGGGCCCCCCGCTTTTCCAGCATCGGGATGAGCCGGTTGATCGTGGTACCACTGTCGATGATGTCCTCGATCAGCAGCACGTGGCGATCGCGGAGACTCGCCTCCGGGTCATACACCAGACGTACGTCTCCGGTGCTCACGGTGCCGGAGCCGTAGCTCGACGCGACCAGGAAGTCGACGTGGATCGGCCGGGCGATCTCGCGGGCGAGGTCTGCCAGGAAGATGAACGAGCCCTTCAGCAGGCCCACCATCAGCAGATCCTCGCCTGGCGGATAATACGCCGTGATCTCGCGCCCCATCTCCGCGACGCGGCGCGCGATGTCCTGCTGTGAATAGATGATGCGCCGGACGGCCTGGCCGCCCATCCGTTCGTGAACGTCACCCGGTATCGACATCCATCACCGTTATCTCGAAAGCCGGCTCCCCGGCCTCAGGCGGTGCGTCGCTCGACCGCGCCACACCGACGACCCAGAGAACGGCGCCATCACTGTCGCTCAATACGGCCAGCGCAGCACGCCGGCCGCGCCCGATGCGCCGCTCCTGAAACAATCTCTTCAGCTTCTTGCTGCCATATGCGAAGCGGATGCGATCACCCGCGCGCCACGCGCGCAGCTCGAGGGGGAAGCGCAGTGAGGAGGGATCGAAACTCGCAGCATGACCCGCACGGGCGCCCTGCCCGGCCGGCGTCCAGCGCGCCGCGTACTTCTGACCACCCGCCACGAACATGCCGGTTCCCGGCCCTGCATCTGCGATCCTGAGCACGACATCAGGCTGTTGCTGCGCCGTACGGACGGGCCGCAGACTCAGTCGATCGAACTCACGCTCGAGTCGCACACCGCCGGCCAGCTCCACACCGCCGCCGCTCGCGCCGGATCTGATAAACGACATGGCAGCGCGGGTTCCGGCGCGATCGGGCCGGCTGCCGAGTCGATCCAGCAGATGGCGCAACACGCGCGCGCGAGCCTGCGGATCATACGCGAGCAGGCGTTCTCTGGCAAGCACGATTCCGCGCTCATCGTCATACTCCACAACGTCCTGCAGGGCCGCGTCGACAATGCCGCGCCACGCGCGCTCGGCTGCCGCGGCCGCCCGGGCGAGACGTGCAATGCGACGCGTCGCGCCGGGCCGCGCGCGCTCCAGCTCCGGCAGCACGCGATGACGGATGCGATTACGCGCGAAGCGCAGGCTCCGGTTGCTCGGGTCCTCGCGCCAGCCGAGGCCCGTCGCGGCCGCGTATGCCTGCAGCTCTGCGCGCGTGAACGGCAGAAGCGGGCGCACGATAATGCCACGGCGGACGGGTATCCCCGCCAGCCCTGCGAGGCCGGTGCCGCGGGCGAGGCGGAACAGTACGGTTTCCGCCTGGTCGTCGGCGTGATGAGCGGTCACCACCGCGTCGGCACCCACGCGCTCGGCGGCAGCGAGGAGAAACGAATAGCGCAGCTCGCGTGCTGCCGCTTCCGACGATGGCGCATCCTCCGCGCGCGCGATCTCCAGAGGCACGTCCCAGGCACGGCACAGCCCGCGCACCCACTGCGCGTCTGCGCCGCTGTCGAGGCGCATGGCATGGTCGAAGTGGGCGGCGACGATATCGCGTGCAGGACCGAAGCGCAGCAGGTGCAGCAGCAACACTGAGTCGAGTCCGCCCGAGAGCGCGACGAGAATCCGCTGTCGACCGCGGAGTGTGTGCGCGAGGTGCGCGTCCAGCCGCGCGCGCAACGGTGCACGCGCCCGGCGGGTCATGACGCGGCCCCGTGCCCCGGCGCGAGCGGACGACCCACCCGTTCGTGCAGGACGCGTCCGAGCACATCGGGACGGTCCGAGATCAGGCCGTCTATTCCCCAGTCCAGGAGCCGATGCATGTCGGCGGGTTCGTTTACGGTCCACACGTGCAGCGGAATGCCGTGCCGGTGCAGGTCGCGCGCAAGCCGCGCCGTGACCAGACGCCGTCCGTTCCACTCCTCGGGGATCTGCACGACGTCGCATTGCGGTGCCCTGAGCCAACCCAGTCGCATGCGGTGTCGCAGCCAGAACGGCTTGAGCTCTTCGAGCGACCCGCTGATGGCGCCATCATAGGTGCCGAACAGCGAGCGGTCACGGTCGAACATGCCCGCGGCGATCACACGATCGCGCGCATTGAACCGCCGGATCGCCTCGAAGAGCGGAGCCTGCGCTGCGCCAGCCTTGACCTCGACCGTGATGCGGATGGTGGGCAGCGTCTCGAGCGCCTCCTCGATCGTCGGGATGCGCACGCCCTGCCCGCGGAACGGGAATGTCGCGCCGCCATCGGCCGTGAAGCGGTAACCGGCGTCGAGCTCGCGCAACTGCGCGAAGGTCATCTCCGCGACCGGTCCGGTGCCGTCGGTCGTGCGGTCGACCAGCGCATCGTGCATCACGACGCAGCGGCCATCCGCGGACGCCTGCACGTCGAACTCGATCATGTCCGCGCCCCAGCGGCCGGCGCCGTTCAGAAACGCGGGAAGCGTGTTCTCGGGCGCGAGTCCGGAGCCGCCCCGGTGCGCGATGAGCAGGGGCGCTCCCTCCAGCACGCTGTGGCGGGACATCAGTCCTCGTCGTTGCGCGACAGCGCGAAGGGATCGAATCCGTCGACAGGCAGACCGTGCAGACGGTACAACACCAGATCGATCAGCCTCTCCGTCATCTCGCGCTCGAGTCGCCGCGCGGGCTCCGTCTCCACCAGCAGCTCGAGATAGCGGCGCGACAGGAACAGCAGCACGTCCTCGACGACCTCGGGACGCGGCGATGCCGGCGCCAGCGAGTCGCGGTTCACTTCCTTCAACAGCAGTCCGTTGATGAAGGCGAGGAAGCCGGGAAACGTGAGCTCGACCAGTTCGCTCCCGCCCAGGCACATCTCCTCGGACGTGAGCTTCTCCCACTCCAGCTCGTTCCAGTACAGCTCCTCCGCTTCCTCGCGCAGGAACTGCCGGCGATCCTCGCTGACACCCGACGAACGCGGAGGCACGAGCGGGTGCTGCAGCAGATGCTCAAGACGGGCGCGGCGTCGCGCGAGAAATACCTCGGGGTGCAGACGGCGCTCGCCCGGATTATCCGCGCCGTGCTCGCTCGGACTGGCCATGGTTGAGCTGTCGCTCCGGTAACGTTCCTGGGGACTGCCTTTCGGCGTCAAGATACCGTCGGCCGCCCCGACCGGCAAACGGCTCAGGCGACTGCACGCCCCCCGACGCGCGCGCGCGCGTAGCCCTTCAGTGCATCGGGATACGCGTCGAGCAGCGGAGCCGGAGTCGCCACGCGCCGACCCTCCAGCAGCTTACGGAACTGAACCGCATCCACGGCCGCCGTAACTGACGACGCCCTTCCAGTCACGATAGTCCCAGCCTGCAACGCCGACGCGAACGGTGGCACGAGTGTGCTTCGCCATGCGGGTTGAGGTTTCGCGAGTCTCGTGCCGAGGGGGCTCCGGGAAGGGGGAGGCGACGGGGAATGGGAATTCATTTTCACCACAGAGCACTCAGAGCACTCAGAGGATAGTTCTGCGTGCATGTGATGCTGCCGGCTCCGGGCACCAGAATGCATGACGTCAAATTTGATGAATCTATTCCCGCCGGCGAACTCAGATCCCACGCCGCAATCCCTCTGAGTGCTCTGAGTGCTCTGTGGTGAAAGTTGACCCTGCCCCTGCTCCCCCGGCTCACAGCCTGAACTCCTGGAACAACCGCTTTTCCTGCTCCCCCTCGATGCGTGCCTCGAGCTCGATGTACGGCTCCAGGCCGCTGCCGGCGAGCTTCTCGCGGAACAGCTGGTCGAGCTGGAAGACACCCGCCGAGTTGGACATCTCGATGCTCAGCCGGACGGGCTTGTCTTCGCCACTGTCAATGTGAACGGCCTCTATCGCGGCGGCGGAGATGGAGTGGATGCTGACCGAGCCGTGCGCGAACGGTATGCGCGAGCGACCCTTCGCCATGTCGAGCGCGTCGGCGATGCGGACGATACCGGCTTCGAGCGTAAGCGGTCGCCCGCCGGAGCGGTGGGCGATGATGGCGTGCAGGGTCTCGGACACCATGATCGCAGCGGTCCGTGGATCGTAGATGCCGGCATAGAAATCCTTCAGCTTCGGCTGCGCCAGAAACAGGGAATAGGCCTCGTGGTCGGACCGGTGGATGGACATGCCGATATCGTGCAGCAGCGCACCCGCCGCGACGATGACCTCGCCGTCCCGGACATCCATTTCGTAGTTGTGAACGATCGATGGCTCCACGCCGCCATCCACCAGCAGGCGGTACAGCTTGACGGCTATGTTCATCACGATCTTCACGTGGACGGGGCCGTGGTCCGTCATGCCCAGCCGCTCGATCGCATTTACGTTCGCCGCCTGCCATAACGCATACAACTCGTCGTCCGCATTCACCCTCTCAATGAACGCGTGCAGCCGGTCGTTGCGCCTGTCGGGCACGTTCATTTCAATGCGCCGGTCGAAGCGAGCCTTTATGCTCCGGCCATATTCAGCGGGATGTCCGGCATCCTCCATATGTCCACCTCCCTCATAAGGAAAGCGCCACAGGCTGACCTGTGGCGCTTCCTCCTTCATCACGCCGGCGCCACTCTGGCGCCGTACCGGCTAGCGGCCGGGCATCCGATCCCGAACGGCGTCGAAGCCGCTCCGTACGGTTGTGGCCGCTGCGTTGAATGCACCTTCCGCGGCAGACTTCACGCCGCCGCCGTTGCCGGCCGTCGACGCTGAGCTTGCCGTGGACTTGCGGGCGCCCTTACGTGCGGTCGACTTGCGAGCCGTCGACTTGCGAGCACCCTTCCTGGCAGTCGTCTTACGTGCACCCTT from Longimicrobiales bacterium includes the following:
- a CDS encoding glycerophosphodiester phosphodiesterase yields the protein MSRHSVLEGAPLLIAHRGGSGLAPENTLPAFLNGAGRWGADMIEFDVQASADGRCVVMHDALVDRTTDGTGPVAEMTFAQLRELDAGYRFTADGGATFPFRGQGVRIPTIEEALETLPTIRITVEVKAGAAQAPLFEAIRRFNARDRVIAAGMFDRDRSLFGTYDGAISGSLEELKPFWLRHRMRLGWLRAPQCDVVQIPEEWNGRRLVTARLARDLHRHGIPLHVWTVNEPADMHRLLDWGIDGLISDRPDVLGRVLHERVGRPLAPGHGAAS
- a CDS encoding HD domain-containing protein — its product is MEDAGHPAEYGRSIKARFDRRIEMNVPDRRNDRLHAFIERVNADDELYALWQAANVNAIERLGMTDHGPVHVKIVMNIAVKLYRLLVDGGVEPSIVHNYEMDVRDGEVIVAAGALLHDIGMSIHRSDHEAYSLFLAQPKLKDFYAGIYDPRTAAIMVSETLHAIIAHRSGGRPLTLEAGIVRIADALDMAKGRSRIPFAHGSVSIHSISAAAIEAVHIDSGEDKPVRLSIEMSNSAGVFQLDQLFREKLAGSGLEPYIELEARIEGEQEKRLFQEFRL
- the tilS gene encoding tRNA lysidine(34) synthetase TilS, giving the protein MTRRARAPLRARLDAHLAHTLRGRQRILVALSGGLDSVLLLHLLRFGPARDIVAAHFDHAMRLDSGADAQWVRGLCRAWDVPLEIARAEDAPSSEAAARELRYSFLLAAAERVGADAVVTAHHADDQAETVLFRLARGTGLAGLAGIPVRRGIIVRPLLPFTRAELQAYAAATGLGWREDPSNRSLRFARNRIRHRVLPELERARPGATRRIARLARAAAAAERAWRGIVDAALQDVVEYDDERGIVLARERLLAYDPQARARVLRHLLDRLGSRPDRAGTRAAMSFIRSGASGGGVELAGGVRLEREFDRLSLRPVRTAQQQPDVVLRIADAGPGTGMFVAGGQKYAARWTPAGQGARAGHAASFDPSSLRFPLELRAWRAGDRIRFAYGSKKLKRLFQERRIGRGRRAALAVLSDSDGAVLWVVGVARSSDAPPEAGEPAFEITVMDVDTG
- the hpt gene encoding hypoxanthine phosphoribosyltransferase, translating into MSIPGDVHERMGGQAVRRIIYSQQDIARRVAEMGREITAYYPPGEDLLMVGLLKGSFIFLADLAREIARPIHVDFLVASSYGSGTVSTGDVRLVYDPEASLRDRHVLLIEDIIDSGTTINRLIPMLEKRGARSLELCALLHKRIAPPLAREARWVGFDAPQEFLIGYGLDHSENYRNLPFIAS